The following are encoded together in the Zingiber officinale cultivar Zhangliang chromosome 8A, Zo_v1.1, whole genome shotgun sequence genome:
- the LOC122011770 gene encoding jasmonate-induced oxygenase 2-like, with amino-acid sequence MDCLAEWPEPVVPVESLAHLQTIPDRYVKPPEERPNCIASAGDDAADAIPVVDLALLTQERVDAAVAEAVSAACRGWGFFQAVNHGVAPELVRRFAAAWRGFFCLPAEVKQRYANSPATYEGYGSRLGVDREAALDWSDYYFLHLLPCRLKDHRKWPQLPPELSEVTEEYGAEMRRLCRRLMRALSAGLGLQEGRLAAAFGGEEEEEGACMRINFYPKCPQPELALGLSPHSDPGGLTVLFPDHHAKGLQVRRPGDGAWVTVRPLPDAFVVNVADQIQILSNARYKSVEHRVAVNAEKERMSAAYFYNPRSDVPVQPLMELVEASGGAALYRPMTFNEYRLYIRQKGPQGKSQLSELYQN; translated from the exons ATGGATTGTCTCGCAGAATGGCCCGAACCGGTCGTCCCGGTTGAGTCCTTGGCTCACTTGCAAACCATCCCCGACCGCTACGTCAAGCCACCGGAAGAGCGCCCCAACTGCATCGCCAGCGCCGGCGATGACGCAGCGGACGCCATTCCTGTCGTCGACCTTGCCTTGCTTACCCAGGAGCGCGTCGACGCCGCCGTGGCTGAGGCCGTCTCGGCGGCGTGCAGGGGGTGGGGGTTCTTTCAGGCGGTGAACCACGGGGTGGCGCCGGAGCTGGTGCGGCGGTTCGCGGCCGCGTGGAGAGGCTTCTTCTGCCTCCCGGCCGAGGTTAAGCAGCGCTACGCTAACTCCCCGGCCACCTACGAGGGCTACGGAAGCCGGCTCGGTGTTGACCGAGAGGCGGCGCTCGATTGGAGCGACTACTActtcctccacctcctcccttgCCGGCTCAAGGACCACCGCAAGTGGCCTCAACTCCCACCGGAGTTAAG CGAGGTGACGGAGGAGTACGGGGCGGAGATGCGCCGGCTGTGCCGGAGGCTGATGAGGGCTCTGTCGGCCGGGCTTGGACTGCAGGAGGGCCGCCTTGCAGCGGCCTTCggcggagaagaggaagaagagggagcaTGCATGCGCATCAACTTCTACCCCAAGTGTCCGCAGCCGGAGCTGGCCCTCGGCTTGTCGCCGCACTCCGATCCCGGCGGTCTCACGGTGCTCTTCCCCGACCACCACGCCAAGGGACTTCAAGTCCGCCGCCCCGGAGACGGCGCCTGGGTCACCGTCCGCCCGCTCCCCGACGCCTTCGTCGTCAACGTCGCCGACCAGATCCAA ATATTGAGCAATGCGCGATACAAGAGCGTGGAGCACAGGGTGGCGGTGAACGCCGAGAAAGAGCGCATGTCGGCGGCCTACTTCTACAACCCCAGGAGCGACGTGCCCGTCCAACCGCTTATGGAGCTCGTGGAGGCCAGCGGCGGGGCGGCGCTCTACCGGCCGATGACCTTCAATGAGTACCGGCTGTACATTCGGCAGAAGGGGCCACAGGGCAAGTCCCAACTAAGTGAACTCTATCAAAACTAA